A single window of Colletes latitarsis isolate SP2378_abdomen chromosome 11, iyColLati1, whole genome shotgun sequence DNA harbors:
- the Exu gene encoding maternal protein exuperantia isoform X1 → MVSSSVTEVAQLPKPKPSFPLTPGDYQLVGWDMDTTGKKVIDEICQIAGYTPNSSYSRYVMPYKNLNPPAMKRHNMKVVTIGKFRVLKDMKTNKVLKTKSEISSLIEFLNWLESIKNDEKNGIILIYHEPRKVIPAMLIESLKKYNLLERFKHTVKGFVNGFNVAKVKCENSIRAFSLRTLSRVLLNQEKELDNANDRACLALEIIHHLHSLETVTGSEANGSGDGGANGTKSTIIEFISEFIQPVEIEEQEYAELKIVFKRQNNLRPIFGVLFRLNRRERQHASPLRRLLAEAGIEYSQLQEAWTNGKREGLEKLLKEKLITEDKKMKDLLIVLEGHFDSEKNPRSSLSQDSNNSRIIDDKINNNKCDSDQESTDSSTLKRKAESKISAMIAEK, encoded by the exons ATGGTGTCTTCATCAGTAACAGAGGTTGCACAACTCCCAAAACCCAAACCCTCCTTTCCTCTAACTCCAGGTGACTACCAACTAGTAGGCTGGGATATGGACACAACCGGCAAAAAAGTAATAGATGAAATCTGCCAGATAGCCGGCTACACGCCTAATTCGTCCTATTCCCGATACGTGATGCCGTACAAGAACCTAAATCCACCAGCTATGAAAAGACACAACATGAAAGTCGTAACTATCGGAAAATTTCGAGTTCTGAAGGACATGAAAACCAACAAG GTTTTGAAGACGAAAAGCGAGATTTCCTCTTTGATAGAATTTTTAAACTGGCTGGAATCAATTAAAAATGATGAAAAAAatggaattattttaatttatcacGAACCGAGGAAAGTTATTCCGGCAATGTTGATAGAATCCTTGAAAAAATATAATCTTCTGGAAAGATTTAAACACACCGTAAAGGGATTCGTCAATGGATTCAATGTTGCCAaagtaaaatgcgaaaattcgattaGAGCATTTTCTTTGAGGACTTTGTCTCGTGTTTTACTGAATCAG GAGAAGGAGCTAGATAATGCAAACGACAGAGCCTGCTTGGCTTTGGAAATAATTCATCATTTACATTCTTTGGAAACTGTGACCGGAAGCGAAGCAAACGGAAGTGGCGACGGTGGCGCCAATGGCACGAAAAGTACTATAATAGAATTTATTAGTGAATTTATTCAGCCAGTAGAAATCGAAGAACAAGAATATGcag AATTGAAAATAGTATTTAAAAGGCAGAATAATTTGAGACCCATTTTCGGAGTTCTATTTCGATTAAATCGACGGGAACGCCAACATGCTAGTCCTTTAAGAAGACTACTGGCCGAAGCAGGAATTGAATATTCCCAATTGCAA gaAGCTTGGACCAATGGAAAGAGAGAAGGCCTAGAGAAATTGCTCAAAGAGAAACTAATAACAGAAGATAAGAAAATGAAGGATTTGCTTATAGTACTTGAAGGTCACTTCGATTCAGAGAAAAACCCAAGGTCAAGTTTATCCCAAGACTCGAATAATTCGAGAATTATTGACGACAAGATAAACAATAACAAATGCGATTCTGACCAAGAAAGTACAGATTCTTCTACTTTAAAAAGAAAAGCAGAGTCCAAAATTAGTGCAATGATTGCCGAAAAATAA
- the Exu gene encoding maternal protein exuperantia isoform X2: MVSSSVTEVAQLPKPKPSFPLTPGDYQLVGWDMDTTGKKVIDEICQIAGYTPNSSYSRYVMPYKNLNPPAMKRHNMKVVTIGKFRVLKDMKTNKVLKTKSEISSLIEFLNWLESIKNDEKNGIILIYHEPRKVIPAMLIESLKKYNLLERFKHTVKGFVNGFNVAKVKCENSIRAFSLRTLSRVLLNQEKELDNANDRACLALEIIHHLHSLETVTGSEANGSGDGGANGTKSTIIEFISEFIQPVEIEEQEYAELKIVFKRQNNLRPIFGVLFRLNRRERQHASPLRRLLAEAGIEYSQLQKLN; the protein is encoded by the exons ATGGTGTCTTCATCAGTAACAGAGGTTGCACAACTCCCAAAACCCAAACCCTCCTTTCCTCTAACTCCAGGTGACTACCAACTAGTAGGCTGGGATATGGACACAACCGGCAAAAAAGTAATAGATGAAATCTGCCAGATAGCCGGCTACACGCCTAATTCGTCCTATTCCCGATACGTGATGCCGTACAAGAACCTAAATCCACCAGCTATGAAAAGACACAACATGAAAGTCGTAACTATCGGAAAATTTCGAGTTCTGAAGGACATGAAAACCAACAAG GTTTTGAAGACGAAAAGCGAGATTTCCTCTTTGATAGAATTTTTAAACTGGCTGGAATCAATTAAAAATGATGAAAAAAatggaattattttaatttatcacGAACCGAGGAAAGTTATTCCGGCAATGTTGATAGAATCCTTGAAAAAATATAATCTTCTGGAAAGATTTAAACACACCGTAAAGGGATTCGTCAATGGATTCAATGTTGCCAaagtaaaatgcgaaaattcgattaGAGCATTTTCTTTGAGGACTTTGTCTCGTGTTTTACTGAATCAG GAGAAGGAGCTAGATAATGCAAACGACAGAGCCTGCTTGGCTTTGGAAATAATTCATCATTTACATTCTTTGGAAACTGTGACCGGAAGCGAAGCAAACGGAAGTGGCGACGGTGGCGCCAATGGCACGAAAAGTACTATAATAGAATTTATTAGTGAATTTATTCAGCCAGTAGAAATCGAAGAACAAGAATATGcag AATTGAAAATAGTATTTAAAAGGCAGAATAATTTGAGACCCATTTTCGGAGTTCTATTTCGATTAAATCGACGGGAACGCCAACATGCTAGTCCTTTAAGAAGACTACTGGCCGAAGCAGGAATTGAATATTCCCAATTGCAA aaattaaattaa